GGTATAAGAAAAATGTCACGTTCAAAATAAAGGGTTAATTTAGAAGATGAGAGAAGAATTCTGCTATTTACACTTACCTCGAATATTTTATGGTTGGCTTGCAATATGGCATGATCTGTTTATATTTCTTGGTCATTGGGGAGAATGGGGTGTAGCGCAGCGAGCGTGGGGCATGCGCTGAAGTTCACGTGCGCCCACCACTAAATCAGTTCGAAATCCGGATGCTGTACTCGCCCGGTGCCTCCTCCCAATGATGACGTGAAACGTCGCGCCCCTGGAAAATAAAATTACTAAAGAGACTGAAGCTTAGCCATTCAGAAAATTCGTGTTTAAAACTGCAAGGTGCGAAGTTTAGGAAACAATGGAATAATGGAAATGGTAGATAACAACTCTGACAAGAACATGGCAACTAGACGAGGATGAGATTCATTGGTTGGGATGATATGTTCTGAAACAAAGCCTGTGGATTTAGAACTCAATGATTGTGCAGAGATAACTTAAGAAGATGCAACTGTGTGTGTTGTTTTTGTTTGCTGCAAACATTTGACTTCCCTTCATCAGTAACAGAGGGAATACTGGGTGTCTGTGACACGGCCCAGAAAAACTTCACCAATGTATGCAAGCGACAAGAATCTCCCAACAAAGaataaattaattttgatgCGTAACATTGCTTCCTTTAGTTTTTAATTTCTACTCACTGTGATATACTATTGCATAATGTAATCCTGACCGTGCAGTCGCAATCTGCCTGCCTTTGAGGCTTTGATCGAGGTCCTGTGCATACGAGGTGTCGACGGCCGCTGTGCTCCGGACACCACCAAATATGTTCCACCGTCGGCATGGACCTGTTGCCTTGTCGTCCATTTCATGGAAGCCAATGCCAGCCTGCGTAGATCAGCAATCATGTAAAATCATCGTTGCCGGCAGAGATTATCACCCTGTTCTCAAAACGATGGATATGATCTTGTGATATGTCCAACTGCAAATGCAACATCAACGTCTGGCTCTGCTACTAGGGCCCATGTATCCTGTTAATAATCGGTGATATAACATCTAAAGCAGATAAACAGTCAATTAGGCGTCTCATGCAGGACGCAGCACGTTTGCACAATGGGCTGATGTGACGTACCTGAAGATGGTTGTTAGATGCATGCTGCGGCAGCTTCGGTAGCTACTGTGAGATCATGGAGTGTCTGGAAAACTATCATGTCAAGAAGACCATGACAACAATCATGAACAGCTTCCTGTTTAGCATGCTGATATCCCTACATGGCCATGTGAGATAGAAGCAGGAAACCACTTTGACCATGGATGACAGCACCTCATCATGATGATACATCCTGACCATAACAATCAGTTCGGTTGGTATCACGAGATTTCTTGCCAAATCAATAACAGAATCAACCAACTGCACAAGGAGTGAGAGTTAGTTAATATTTATCGTATGCATAGGTTGCAGGACAATCACATGCACTAATTTGATCCATCTCAGCATGTAAGGTCAACAAAGAACATGCATTATGTAGCTAAGACTTGGAAAATTGTTCATATTTGTTAATAAGTTTTTGTGGTTCAGTGGTGATCCAGATTTCATAACATGATAATGGCTAAAATTTCTGTACTACAAGTCTACAAATAACATTTCACAATCATAATCAGTcgagaggaaaagaaaacagaACCTGCACCAATAATTTCAACATTATTGAAGAGTAATCAACAGCAAGTATCTGTATGTGCCTGTGAACGTAGTCAATAAAACAGGTTTTCCAAAGTAAGAACATAATATATGCACTTATTCACGCTAATATGACAGGTACTTATTCATGGCAATTCAGAGTTAAAACTGATAACAAATTTCAATGATATGAGCGCAAGTGCGCAACTGGGCAACGCGATGTATTGATGGCCGCAAGAGAGGTAACATGACTAATAAGCTGTTATATGATTGGAAATGTAAGCTAACTAGATTTTGTTCACTTTTacaaggtatatatatatatatatatgtatatgatgtataaaaaatatagtgcgTGATATGGTCCAGGGGTGTTGACTGAAAGAAATACCTGAGCAGCATTGATATGAAGTTGTTCCGCATACAATTTACGCTAACACTAGTAAGTAGCAACATTCCTGGGCAGAAGATAAGATAATATTTAGTTATCCACGTGATGATGCTAAGCAGCCTTTCAAAGCTTCCATGAAACACATACCTCTGGAAAAGAAAGCCAGCATTTCTTCTACTACATGACAGGACTGTAATGGATCTAACCATGACGCACTCCACCAAGGGCAATCAACACTAGATGCACTTGGCAAGAACCACAAATAAATGCATGATACATGTGTTCCCAAGAGGTATTATGCAAGTGTGTTTTACTCCACATCAACAAATCGAGTACAGTCAATATCTTGAAGAGTAATCTTGCCAAGAAGAAGATCACTTGCATGCATGGGGCACAAAGGGAGGCATTTCTTGTTTAAACTCTCGTGAATGGCACTTAGCCCTTGGACCCACTTCTTCTCATTCAGAGGATCTACATTTAGACGATTCTGGAGTAAACGTATTCGATAAATCACAGTGTCTGTTTCAGCACAAAAATGTGCCACACATGGATAGGTGGTGTCATCAACAGCTAATCTGACAAAGATCATTGTCAAGGCTCCATCCACAGGCTTTGGATCAGATAGATTCTTATCACCCATCATCCTGATCTCGCGCTCTGTTGGGAAGTGCACTTCAGCCACTCCATCGTCATTTGTCACCTTCAAATCCTTTGAGTAATGGCTAATTGCTTGCCTCTTGGTGCATTCATGCTTCTCAGCCAATGTCAAGAAGCAGGAGAACCTCAAGTGGTAACTAACAACAGTTTTGACCATCTTGAAATTCCGACAACAGCAGAAAAAATCAAGCCACCTCCTCCCAACACCTGCATACCAATTGATAATATCTGTATCATCCAAACAGATTAGTAGCTTGATTGGCCGTGGCCGTCCCATGGAATTTGTAAACCCAGCCAACTTTACTGCTTTCCTTACCAGCTCTATTGGCGCATTGACCCTCATCTTCAATTCTGTCAAGTCCTGAACAGTCCTCTTCTCATACtgtctctcttcctcctctgctAGCCTCTCCTCTTCATCAGATGTACCACGGTCTCTCATGGGCATCAAGAACCTGTCAAGTGTCTTTTGAAACTTGTCGTAGGAATCCACCAATTCTGGTGGCAACTGGTCTCTCACCCTAGCCAATGACAAAAAATCACCTGAAGTGAGCAATCGATGCCAATATCTGCAATGCTCTGGTGATTTGAAGTATTCAGTGACAACCTCCTCTGCCCACTCCTTGAACAGCTGCTGCACTTCACTCTCAATCTGGAAATCAAACTCGAATTCATGTCCCCGCCTCACCTTCTTGAACAAATGGCTCAATATCTTCAGTCC
The Oryza sativa Japonica Group chromosome 6, ASM3414082v1 DNA segment above includes these coding regions:
- the LOC4341730 gene encoding uncharacterized protein, coding for MLAFFSRGMLLLTSVSVNCMRNNFISMLLRHIQILAVDYSSIMLKLLVQLVDSVIDLARNLVIPTELIVMVRMYHHDEVLSSMVKVVSCFYLTWPCRDISMLNRKLFMIVVMVFLT